A window of the Osmia lignaria lignaria isolate PbOS001 chromosome 2, iyOsmLign1, whole genome shotgun sequence genome harbors these coding sequences:
- the Lmpt gene encoding four and a half LIM domains protein limpet isoform X11 — MATDTLSERLSSKLHLQTKTVGEERIRRAKEKDEDVAIFSMFPMEGDPKFRCCLGKDCLLGDPKKADPGTKKMEYKTRQWHEKCFCCVVCKNPIGTKSFIPREQEIYCAGCYEDKFATRCVKCNKIITSGGVTYKNEPWHRDCFTCSNCNNSLAGQRFTSRDDKPYCADCFGELFAKRCTACSKPITGIGGTRFISFEDRHWHNDCFICAGCKTSLVGHGFITDGEDIICPDCAKMKLM, encoded by the exons atggcAACGGACACGTTGAGCGAACGATTGTCTAGCAAACTTCATTTGCAAACGAAGACAGTGGGTGAAGAGAGGATAAGAAGAGCGAAGGAAAAGGACGAGGATGTGGCGATATTCAGCATGTTCCCCATGGAGGGTGATCCTAAGTTCAGATGCTGTCTCGGCAAGGACTGTCTCTTAGGAGACCCGAAGAAAGCGGATCCAG GTACCAAGAAGATGGAGTACAAGACCAGGCAGTGGCACGAGAAATGCTTCTGCTGCGTTGTCTGCAAGAACCCGATCGGAACGAAGAGCTTCATCCCGCGCGAGCAGGAAATCTACTGTGCCGGATGTTACGAGGACAAGTTTGCCACCCGATGCGTCAAGTGCAACAAG ATTATTACTAGCGGTGGTGTGACATACAAGAACGAACCGTGGCACAGAGATTGCTTCACCTGCAGCAACTGCAACAATTCCCTGGCTGGCCAGCGATTCACGTCTCGCGACGACAAGCCTTATTGTGCTGACTGCTTTGGAGAACTGTTCGCCAAGAGATGCACCGCCTGCTCCAAACCAATTACTG GTATCGGTGGCACTCGTTTCATCTCTTTCGAGGACAGACATTGGCATAACGACTGCTTCATCTGCGCGGGTTGCAAGACCTCGTTGGTCGGACATGGTTTCATCACCGACGGCGAAGACATTATCTGCCCCGATTGCGCGAAAATGAAGCTGATGTAA